CCACAGATCAGTGGGAAATGAACATTATGTAAGTTTATACTGGTCATATTTGACCGACTTCTCCAAAATAAACCAAGAAAATTTAAAAAGCAGAAATGAAATTTAGTTCTGAGATTAAAGATAATAGAAGCAATTATGCAAGAATTATGAAAACAATTCATTATGCGGAACTGGCTtataccatttaaaaaatatcaatattcaacatctgcagttcaacatgacaataaactcacttgaacttgagtaagTACTGGAATGTGTTTTGTATTTGGTAAATGCTGATGCCCCTGTACACTGCTAGTGACGGAATTAATGCTCGAGGTAGTGGATGGAGTGCCATTCAAATGGAGCGTTTGAAATGTTGAGCTTGTCGAGTATTTTTGGACTTGCAATCGCCAAAATCATCACGGCAAGTGTTGCTTCACACTCTTGACTTGTAGGTGCAGATGGTGGAAGACTTTGGGGCATCAAGAAAAGTTGCAGAATGCTTGGCTTCAAAACTGCACCAGGTGATTGTGAAAGGTCCAGATATTAGGACATGGTTAAAGAGGATGAGGGATTGAACACCAGAAgcattttacaatattataacgtCAGTTCGTTATGGAGCTTATCTATGCAAATTAAGTCTAGGACCCAGAATGAGTATATGATCTAATTTTGCACAGAACATTAGACTGGAAGTGGATACATGTGGAGGTAGAGGCAGGTAATATTAAAAGTTAAAGTGGATGATCTTTTTAAAGCAGAGGATATGTGAGGTGACATTCTGCTTGTGGTCAAATTGGATACATAGATTTGCTAATAGACGGTATCCAGTGAAGGTGAATAGAGAAAAGTATTGATCAATAAATGCAATTTATGGCCGTGGATAGTCTGAAATAATTGGTTTTAATTGATCTGAATGAAGTAAGACTATCCTTTGAGAACCAGGTTAGTACAAGTTCAGTAAAGTGAAGTAAAATGTTACTATTTTTTTCAGGTGAGATAGTGTCAGGCTCTACCATTCACTATCGTATTAGGCATGTGTGCTTAGCTATGATGATATGAAATGTATTCTGATTGTGAAATGTAGATTTAGacgtttagattttagagatggagtatagaaacaggcccttcggcccactgaatctgtgtCGCCCAGCTATCACCCATACTATACCAAtgagctacacactagggacagttttcaatctttactgaagccaattaacttacaaaacctgtacttctttggagtgtgaaaggaaaccggagcacccggagaaaacccacggagaatgtacaaactccgaccggatcaaacccaggtctctggcgctgtaaggtagcaactctactgctttgtTACTGTGCTGCCTGGAAAGACTAAAATAAAATTCACCCCTTGGATTGAAGTTCCCAAAATAAGATCGCAGCTTGGGTGGGTGGCTATGACACACTTATTGATGTTTCTGAGAAATGACTCGGGGGGGCCCCAGTGAAAATTTCTCAGCGTTTCCTCTGATGTTTGGTTTCTATGGTCAGCCTTtctaaaaataaattgcattttgAAGTCCATGAAATGAAAGAAACTCGGACCTAGCTTTGATGAAATTCTGTTTTTTATGACTATCTGCACTAAAAATAGGTGAAATATTCATTGACGACATGGTGCACCTCTTGCGGTTCCATGCATAGATGACTACTTTAGTTTCTGATGTTAacccagttaacatttcaggttaatgacCCTTCATCTTTACTGATGTTCTCTATTTGAAGTGCCACATGCTCTTGGAGTGTTTGTGTGACCCAATCCAATTGTCTCCTCCCTCTgttcatttagagtattgcgagTAGATTGTAACAATGAGGGAAATAATTGCTATACTAACTAAAAGATAACTAAAGTAGCCTCTATACTATGTTATATTTAATACATCCAGAACCTCAACCAGTAATAGACTATCTGGCTCAAAACAACTAACCATTTAAAAACACTTAAACAGTTATTATCCTTTATTGAAGTTGGGGTAACCTACAGAACTTTAAAGCAAAtagccatagagtgatatagtgtggaaataggcccttcggcccaacttgccaacattggccaacatgtcccagctacactggtcccacctgcttgcgtttggtccatatccctccaaacctggcctatccatgtacagtgcattcagaccatttcactttttccacattttgttaacactatagccttattctaaaatggattaaattaatttattttaacatcaatctacacacactaccccataataaaaaaatgaaaacaggtctttagaaatttttgcaaagcaattaaaaagaaataactgaaatctcacatttacataagtattcaaaccctttactcagtactttgttgaggcacctttggcagcgattacaactTCGAgttttcttgggtatgacgctataagcttggcacacctgtatttgggtaattcctcccattcttctctgcagatcctctcaagctctgtcaggttggatggggagcgtcggtgCACAGCTAATTTCAggactctccagagatgttcgatcgggttcaagtccgggctcaggCTGAGCCAATCAAGGATATTCACAgatttgtcacaaagccactcctgcgttgggaCCTTTCTGTTTTAACATTCAAACTACAACATTATAGAATGTAGCTTAGTGCTCTTTGCAGATAGTTTCTGCTTGAAGTTTCAGGTGAAACTTTTTTACTCTAAGAAACATTGAGAAGACTGCAACGACAAGTTATTCAAATCTTCAATCTTTGGTTTAATAAGAAAGTCCATGAAAAATGTTTTATAAAAAGATAAAGACAAACAAAAATAGGAAAATGTTTAAATACAGTAAAGCTCAGCTGTTTTGCAATATTTTAAACCACTTTAGTGCATGTGGTGAAAATATTATAAACATTGTTTGTAACTTAGCAATAGACTTCGTCAGACCACTGACATTGAGGCAGTTATCTCCAGATATATAATGGCTTTTAAATTATTTGTGTTCACCCATTTCACTCCAGCGTTGAGTTCAAGACTAAATCTTATTTTTACACATTTAATTTTGTTGCTCCATGTAAAAGTGCAGTTACCTTCATTTTTCAAAAAGGACTAGTCCGTACATTGATGAACTAGACATTATGCGTGATCCATGACTGGCACTGAGGTAACGTCGTTGTTATAGCATTGTTTCAGCCAGCGGTCAAGTTCCACCTTCAAGTTGAGCCCTCAAAGAGATTGCATCTGTCGCTATCGCAAGGAAAACGagaacactttgtttcctgtcttgcATCGAACCTGATCTGCGTAGTGTTGGAGGATTCTGGCACTGTTTTCAAATTTATCCACCATGTCCTGCAAACAATAGCAACATTTCAGACTTGGGTTTGCATTGTATCGGATACACTGCCAAAACATATTGATTGGAATGTTTTCATTTTGAAATATAATACAAGTCTTGAAAAattttaattgtgtaggaaggaactgcagattgtggtttacaccgaagatggacacaaaaagctggagtaactcagtgggtcaggcagcatctctggagaaaaggaataagtgacgtttcgagtcggaatGGGTGTCGGGGGACTCTGACTCTcctattcacctattccttttctccagaaacacTTTAATTGCTCAGGTTTCTGTTATCCTTGAGGCATATTGCACATAGCAGATCAAGTTCCACCCAGTCTGATATAATGATTTAAAAATAGTGCTCTCTGTTGGCAGAAGGGTAGTTTTAATTGCTTTAATCACCTACAGGGAAAAGTATGTTTAGCAAAATAGATTAAATAATAGAGGTGAAGGTCATGATAGGTCACTTAACAGATTAAATGAACAATAACAATGTGAAAAATGCTCAATTCTTGTTGTGCTCAGGAAGGTTATCCCAGGAAGAAAGTGACAAGCTTTCAGATGCAAATAGTAACATCCTTTGTGTTGTCTAATAAAACAGCATTACCATTACACACGAGACTGTCCTTTATTGAGGAGAAATTCGATGCAAGGAAAATAAAATGCTGTGTAAAAACTAAGTTTAACAAATAGTTGAACAACCCTAAAAAAAAGGGTGCCAggagttatgggtagaaggcaggagaatgggattgaaagggaaatttaggtcagccataattgaatggcggtgtagacttgatgggtcgaatggccgtaTTCTGCTCCAATCCATTGAGTGGCACCACCAATGACTGcaacgccaacagtctgtctgtccctcctTTGTTGTttctttttagtatgtgttaaatgtatgttttagtgttctctagcttgttttatgtggggggtgggggaaactttttaaaatctcttacctcgacggagatgcgatttttttccgtatcgtatctccgtccgcactgccccTCGAGGAGTTGGGGGCCTTTGCCTGaaccaacttcgggagctccaactgcgggaacCTGCGGACATTAACATCGTGAGCttgtggtccctggttagagactgacttcgggagcgccaaactgcaggagcttcgatcaccccgacgtgggggctttgaccgccggctgcgggaactTTGATCACCCCAACCGCGGGAGATTaaggaggaagaagattggactttattgccttcaatcgcagtgaggaatgtggggaatctgctgtggtggatgtttatgttaatctttatgtagttgtgtgtcttgttgcttttaaaaaaaaaaaaaaaatatatggctgtatggtaatttgagtttcactgtaccttaattggtacatgtgacaataaactgatctttgAACCTATCAGTCGTCATGGTTGGAAAGTCCCAGATTTCAGTCCATAGATTCCTGTCGGCTGTAAGACTGCTACAATTATCCAATTACTGGCGGGTAGGATAGTAATATAAACATTATTCATGACTGCCCAGCAATGTCTACTGTTCTTGTGGAAGGTTAGACATTGGATATTAGTAACAGAAGAATCGTGTCCCCGGTGCAGACAAACACTTTGCCAGTATTCTCTGCCAAGGTTCAAGTAGGAAAGCTGATGAATTCAAAGAGCGGAAAGTCCAGACAGAAATTAGTGATTTTAGAAAATAAAGGAGGCTCAATACAAAAAGCATTGTTTGCCTTTTGGAAATAGATGTAGGTTTATTTCTCACCACACGACAGTTAAAAGAAGTTTGGACAGAAAAAGCGTCAGAAGGTAATTAATCTGTATAGTTTTCTTACAACATTTTGTATAGTTTACAACATATTTTGCTATCAACATTTTATACGTGAAGCATTGATGAAGACTTGCTGGAATGactacaaaatacattttagtttaagttaatttagttttgagatgcagcatggaaacaggccctttggcccatcgagtccacaccagccatcgaGCACCCGTCCACATATAATCCCCACTTACTATAATCCCCACTTACGCATCGACTCCctgcacgctaggggcaattttacataggCCAAATATCCTACAAActcgcaggtctttgggatgtgccaggaaattggagcacccggaggaaacctacgcgttcacagggagaacgtgcaaacttctcagacagcaccagaggtcaggattgaacctgggtctctggcactgtgaaacagcagctctgcccactgcgccattgtgccgcccataaTTGTTTTGATAAACTTTGACAGCTAAAGCTTAAAtgttctctccactcttctcaaattattgaatcccTAAAAGGTTTGTTAGGTTAGGTTCCCTCATTTCCTTTAGCAACAAGCAACCAAACTAATTGTCAGCGATATTTCTGACTCGCACAACACAGCGAGTTGTCAGGAAAAGGTAAAGAATGATACAATTCAGCAAAACCAAATTGTAACTAAATGATTGACACTGGGATTTTACTTTCAAAGAAATAGGCAAAGTTCTTGCCATAATGTTACGCAAGCCAAGAAAGACCATTTTGAAAGGGCCAATTATGGCGACATGTTGGATACAGAAAAGGCTTTTCAAAATTCATTACGTCAAACCTGTCAAAATATGACTCTCATTTTTCCATTCTCTTCCTTCCTAAAAGATTCTATAAATATAACAGATATTTGATTTTAAGTGGTCAGATTTGCAAAAATAAAAAGACCACCaatatagttatttgttctttcatttcaggactgACCTGCAACTCATGTTGGTGTTTCTCGAGTTCAGCAGTCAGATCCCCCAAGCACCAGGCCACACTGATGTGAAAGGAAGGGCTCTGTCAAAATTGAAGCAGCAAATTTTATACACATGAAAGAGTGCTTGCAAATGTTACAACACAAAGCCTTTGAAAATTTTATTCTGCGTTTTCTATGAAAGATGAATGTGATGGCTTTGGGACAAGACTTTTTTATGCAGTTACATTTAGAACACGCATCTGCTGTTCTGTAGGACATCACAATGTTTTGAAAGAGTCATGAGAGGGTCCTTACAAAAATAGTGCAAGCCTCCATACATACTTGTAACATCAATCATACAGCCTATGGAACTACTTTCCTCCAAGCAGCAAAAATCACAATggtataattttagtttagttttgcttagaggtacagtgtggaagcaggttcttcagcccaccgaatccatgttgACCTGCGATCACTCAAACACTAGATCCatcctatacacaagggacaatttacagaagccaattaacctacaaacctacatatcTTAGGAATGCGGGAgatcggggcacccggagaaaatccacacagtcacggggagaacgtataaactccttaTAGACAGCGCCCgccatcaggatcaaacctgggtcgttggtgctgtaaggcagcaactctaccgctgcgctactgtgccgccctttgcATCCTTAAAATAGTCTGGAAGCATTAACCACAAAAGGGAAGCTGATAAAATGAACTATGTGATACAATGTCAAGATTTGAACTAGGAGGGATTAGTGGATCAGAGGCTTATTGCTGTATCATTATTACATGATCTCTGTTGGACCAGGAAACATAATACGAGAAGGTTCtgaaaccaagggtgccggaaaatcggtgttcGACCTGTATATTGTATAATAATGAACAATATTTATGTGCCAAGATGCAAGATAAATAAAGAGCTCAAACCTTATGATAAGTTTTCAGGTTAAACTCCTCCATGGATTTATCCACTTCTTTGAGCAGTTCCAGTAGATAGTTGCTGCCAGCTGAAACCTCTAGACCAAGGAAGGTCCTGGCCAACAAGTAAAACAAAGTAGGCTCCATTATCTCAAGAGTCAAATGTAGGCTGAACATGAAACTATTAAAGCAACATCAaaaacccttcttcttcttgcatatggcgtgcacagcctaaagttgtaggacaacttgttctatttgatcttatttgattgtgcacgccaggttgattgcattcgttgaaacagggcggaccacgtgaaggttgcaatcttccaccccatcaaaaACGCAAGACTTGCATTACCAGTGCTTCCCGCACGGTATGATAAAATTGAGCATGCCCATTAGCCAAGAGATCCAAGTCACCAAGTTACCCGAGTAGAGTTCAGAATCTTGTAGGTAATCCTAAGTGAAGTTATTTTAGACTGAACTCAACTTGTGATTTCTAAAAACATTTGAGTCCCATAAAACAAAAGCAGGATATCAGAAGCAATCAAAGCCTCATGTCAGTAAAATCAGAATTAATTGATGCAATTGACACctgatgggcagcacggtggcgcagcgatagttgctgccgtgcagcggcagcagcaccagtgacccggtttccatcctgactacgggtgcagtcgacacggagttagtacgttcttcccgtgaccacgtgggttttctcagagatatttggtttccttccaccaaagacatacaggtttgtaggttaattagcttggtataaatgtaaatttccccagtgtgtgtacgGTAGtgctatgtgcggggatcgctggtcggtgcagactcgatgtgtctgtttccgagctgtgtctctaaaacgaaAATAAAAAAACTGATATTGGTGCAGAATATGAAACTGTGCCAGTCTTGCACTTCAGGGTTTGTTTCATAGGATATCTGATTAACTTCAACTGACGAATACATCATGTCAAGAAAGCCAACATTCATCATTGACTGACATTGATAACATTCATTATATTTTAACTTTGATAATCCAGTGGACAGAAAAGGGCATTGAATGTTAAATCAGAGAGATAAAAGTTGAGCCTCTATTAATGAGTGAATTTTGAATGGCGATTTATGAAAGCCAACTTATACATTCAATGTAAAGAGGTATGGTGATGTTTAAGTATAAGCACCTTAGATTAAATGTACAAACTATTCACAAATATCCACCTTTACATCCTGTAAAACATCTGCTATCCGATCAGTGGAAGAATTTGTGGTTCCTAAATTGGACCTCAGAACCCAATAAGCTGGACTAGAATCAGGACATCCTCAATCCCAAGAGACTGCCAAAGACCTAATTTCCATACATTACATATTCTGAGAGAAAAGCAGAACCATATACACCATGGCTTTATTGAGTTCTATTAAACTGCTTAAAATCAAAGTTAACAATAGATTTgcataattttacatttaatttTGGACACACAGTACATAGATGTTCCaatcaaaacagaaaaaaaataattaatggcGGTTTTATACCTGGTCTTCTCTTCATTAGTGTAGATCTTTACTTTATCCGAAAGGCAGTAAAACCTGCAGCAAAATGGAGATATTCCAGTTATTGAGTCTCATTAAAACAGGGAACATCATTTTGTGGCATGGTTGTAAACGGAATTGcataagttagtttagttttgtacattggggaaacaggcccttcggcccactggttctgcaccgacctgcaatcctcacacattaacactatcctacactcactagggacgatttacatttataccaagccaattaacctataaacctgtaagtctttggagtttgggaggaaatctgtgaatacccacgcaggtcatggggagaacgtacaaactctgtacagtcagcacccgtagccaggatcaaactggggtccctggcactgtaaggcagtaactctaccgctgcaccactcacTATAAGTGCATGATCACTCTGTTGTCCTTGCCATGTTTGCCCATTAACCAAATCTATCTTTCCATGTCCAGTCAGCATTGTGACAAAACTCATGCAATGATGGCCTGATGGGGTCAAGACCACACAATGACCACTGTACCTGTCTTTGAACAAAAATGTAATGGGGCTTCAATCCCCTATTCTTTCCTCATATcccagcaaagtgctggagtaactcagcagttcaggcagctgtgcaggagataggtgacatttggggtcgggacccttcttcagactgatgtggagtgctcattcctactccatcagtctgaagaagggttccgacctgaaacgctgcctgcccattccctcgtgcgtagggtctgaagaagggtcttgacccgaaacttcatctactcattttctccagagatgctgcccagcccgataagttactccagcaatttgcatccatctcctgtccattccctccgcagatgctgcctgacccgctgagtctcttTGGTAGTTATGTActgttattgtgtatatataatcAGTTATGATTGCTGAAACACAAATACATTTGATTTATTGCAGAGATATGTCCTTGCATCAACTTCACAGAAACTCCAATCGTACCTGTCAAAAAAGGTCATCTTTTCCTTTAACGACTCCACAAAAATGCTTATCCAATGATGGCGCAGTACCACGGTCTGTGACAGACTTACATGGAACTCCGTTACCCGAGTCATTGGCAGCTTGTGCGCTTGCAGGTGTGTCAGTAATAGATCAATAAGTTCCACAAACTCCTCTTCAGGATAATCTGATGGAAAACACGTGCATATTAATTTTAAAGGCCCTGCACAGAAAACGGTTTAGCATCCATGAGAAAATGCTGCATTATTCTGAACCTGCTTGCTGATTAATGATTGATGGTTAGATTGCTTAGCCTGTGTTAATTGTAACATCTTTGTTATTTGTCAAAGCCATATTTTATTGTTCTCTAAAATATGTAACTTCTGGCGACAGGAAAAAAAGCAGCAGAactaacagacagcacccgtagtcaggattgaacccaggtctccatcgctgtatggcagtaactctacctctgaaccattgtgcccccccccccccccacagtagtAGGGGAAGCCACAGGTCTATACCCTCTAGGTAAAGAGATTTCTGCTGATCTCAGTCTGAAGTGTCTTATCCTGAATTCTGAGATTGAGTTGCCCCCATTCGAGAATCTGCTTCCTCCCCAACCAGGAGAAACATTCTCCACACATGTAATCTGTCCAACCCTGTCAGATTTTTGAATGTTTTAGTGAAATGTCATCTCGCTTGTCAGAACATTTTAGGGGAGCTGGGATTAATTCTTCGACTTGAAAGAAGTGTCCTGCCGTGTTAACACCATCACCTTAAAGGATTGTAGGTTCAAGCCTACAGTTCATAGTTCAGCATGTAACAAATACAAACATTTCAATACTGCATTGTTTTCCACCCCGCTTTCTATTTAATCTGCATGTTGATACCACCAGAGGGCATCAGTGGTGCACCAATACACCAAAGGGGAAGTACTGTATTAAATTGTCAGATGATCTGAAATCCAGCATTGCATAGACAGAACTTCCTTCTAGCTAAGCATTAGGAAGACTGCAATCATCATGCTGTATCCTGACTCATATGTCCCTTCTCCTCAACACCTCGACAATTGTCAACGTTCTTTTCAAatgtctccattctgccatctttaATCCTCACCACCCCTAACCTTATACAtatgtcgaagatagacacaaaatgctggggtaactcagcgggacaggcagcgtctctggagagaaggaatgggtgacggttcgggtcgagatcctttttcagatggAAAGTCGCgatccgatacgtcacccattccttctctccagagatgctgcctgtcccgctgagttactccagcattttgtgtctatcttcattttaaaccagaatccttctctccagagatgctgcctgtcctgctgagttgctccagctttttgtctctatcttcggataTAAGCAGTGAAACTAGCAAAATGACTCAAGGGTAATCTCAATTCATGCACTCCTTAATTCCCTCACTTGGTTAACCCCTTCCCCAAGATAACAGCAGAGACATTGTGGCGTCAGCATTGCCCCTGTACATTGACCCTGGggcccagcaagtccatgctgaccagcgacctccgcacactaacactatcccacatacagtaggcacaatttacaattatacaaatccaattaacccatacgtctgtacgtctttggagtgtgggtggaaacaggaggagctcccggagaaaaccctcgtggtcacggggagaacgtacaaactccgtacagacagcacctgcagtcaggatccagcctgtgtctctggtgctgtaaggcagcagctctacgaaTGCGCCACAGTGCTGTCGCTTCTATTTCGTATGTTTCATATTATGTGAAGGTGCTGAATGCAAAATTTGGAACTTccagtatttaagagagagttagatagagctctaggggctagtggaatgaagggatatggggagaaggcaggcacgggttatcgattgggggcgatcagccatgatcacaatgaatggcggtggtggcacgAAGGGACGAGGagcgtcctcctgcacctattttctatgtttctatctgcagttccttcctacacacttacacATACGTCTGTGCTTCGTCAATTCTGGATTCCCAAACGTcacagaatttcattgctctgttaTCAGCAGCAGTGCATTCAACTACACCGTCCTAAACTGGAATTCAAACCTCCACAAAGGGTGGCGTGCGTAAggtacgagctgccggaggaggtggttaaggcaggtacaattgcaatgtttaagaatcatttaaacacgtacatggatataataggtttagagggatatgggctaaacacagggaggtgggactagtgtggatttgacatattggttggtgtgggcaagttgggccaaagggcctgtttccacgttgcatgaATCTGACTCTAGGACACCCCTCTTACTTCTTCGAGACACTTTTAAAACTCTCTCATCTTAAAAATCTCTAATTTTCTTCTGACATAGCCCAAACATTTGTTTGATAACGTTTCTGTGAAGAGCCTTTGATATTTCTACTACATTAAATGGATCACATGAACAGAAAAATGTCACTTTTGTAGAACATTTCACTTTGAGTGATGATAAACCTGGACCCATTTCCATAACAAATCTGTTCCTGCTCAGCTGAGAATAATAGCTCCAGCAAAAGATTAAAGGACCACATATTCTACTCGTAATAATGTACACAAAACCTTTCTCTTCATTGTCAATTATTGTCAGCAAAAAGATGTCGGTTCTGGGattaatttcatttttattcGTGGAGTCAatactgttcaagttcaagtttgtgtttattgtcacttaaccaccaactaaggtacagtgaaatttgagttttgACTGTTGAAATTTGGCTGTTAGGCATCTTGAAATAATCAGAGGATGTGGCGATAGGATATAGAATTGTTTCTGTTTTTCATTTATGACCTTCTTTCCATTATGTCTGATGGTTACCAAAAATGACTTCAGACTCttcatcagctgggcaagtgggctgagaaatggttaatggagtttcatGACAAtatgtgtgagatgttgcatctgGGGAAatcaaactagggcaggacctcggagccctggggagtattgtagagcagagggatctaggagtgcaggtacatagttccctgaaagtggcatcactggTAGATAGGGTCGtaaaaaaaaggcttttggtatgttgaccttcatcagtcagggtattgagtatagaggttggaacATTATGTTACAGATTTATAAGTCAAcggtgatgccacatttggagtactgtgttccgtTTTGGTGCATTGCTATAGGAGGCatatcattaagctggaacgagggcaaagaagatttacgaggatattgccaagaattgatgggctgagctttagggagaggttggccaGGTGAGAACGTTATTCCTTTGAGCGCAAGAGGTTGaaggatgggtgatcttatagaactgtataaaatcttgacaataatagataggatgaatgcacagagtctttttttacaaaggataggggaatcaaaaaccagaggacttatctaaggtgagaggagcaagatttaataggaaactgaggggcaactttttcactcagaagtaTGTGGGGAGCAGTTCCATCATGCCCATTACCCTTGTCTTATAGGCGGTGGAAAGATTTGGGGTTATCAAGAAACGAGTACCAGGTTTTAGGATACGGAGTCAATGATCTGCTCTTGCCGTCATTGTGTGGCTGATCACAATTAATGTTATCACCAATAGATCAATGAACGTATTTGTTGATGTAACTCACACTCCACGTAGACCAGTGTTGACCAGTTCCCTCGTTGGTGCAGGAAGCTGCGGATTCGACCATCGTGATTACTGCTATCGTCTAGGTGCTCCTCTGATTGCGAGAACATTCCCATCACACTCTC
This sequence is a window from Amblyraja radiata isolate CabotCenter1 chromosome 17, sAmbRad1.1.pri, whole genome shotgun sequence. Protein-coding genes within it:
- the usb1 gene encoding U6 snRNA phosphodiesterase isoform X1, whose translation is MFLVNYSSSSEDEDEEEEPRPGVRVDVGAAAAACSEEVKSQRLPIPESVMGMFSQSEEHLDDSSNHDGRIRSFLHQRGNWSTLVYVEYYPEEEFVELIDLLLTHLQAHKLPMTRVTEFHVSLSQTVVLRHHWISIFVESLKEKMTFFDRFYCLSDKVKIYTNEEKTRTFLGLEVSAGSNYLLELLKEVDKSMEEFNLKTYHKSPSFHISVAWCLGDLTAELEKHQHELQVPAVGAPEVGSGKGPQLLEGQCGRRYDTEKNRISVEDMVDKFENSARILQHYADQVRCKTGNKVFSFSLR
- the usb1 gene encoding U6 snRNA phosphodiesterase isoform X4, with amino-acid sequence MFLVNYSSSSEDEDEEEEPRPGVRVDVGAAAAACSEEVKSQRLPIPESVMGMFSQSEEHLDDSSNHDGRIRSFLHQRGNWSTLVYVEYYPEEEFVELIDLLLTHLQAHKLPMTRVTEFHVSLSQTVVLRHHWISIFVESLKEKMTFFDRFYCLSDKVKIYTNEEKTRTFLGLEVSAGSNYLLELLKEVDKSMEEFNLKTYHKSPSFHISVAWCLGDLTAELEKHQHELQDMVDKFENSARILQHYADQVRCKTGNKVFSFSLR
- the usb1 gene encoding U6 snRNA phosphodiesterase isoform X2, which encodes MSIVKSQRLPIPESVMGMFSQSEEHLDDSSNHDGRIRSFLHQRGNWSTLVYVEYYPEEEFVELIDLLLTHLQAHKLPMTRVTEFHVSLSQTVVLRHHWISIFVESLKEKMTFFDRFYCLSDKVKIYTNEEKTRTFLGLEVSAGSNYLLELLKEVDKSMEEFNLKTYHKSPSFHISVAWCLGDLTAELEKHQHELQVPAVGAPEVGSGKGPQLLEGQCGRRYDTEKNRISVEDMVDKFENSARILQHYADQVRCKTGNKVFSFSLR
- the usb1 gene encoding U6 snRNA phosphodiesterase isoform X3 translates to MHRVKSQRLPIPESVMGMFSQSEEHLDDSSNHDGRIRSFLHQRGNWSTLVYVEYYPEEEFVELIDLLLTHLQAHKLPMTRVTEFHVSLSQTVVLRHHWISIFVESLKEKMTFFDRFYCLSDKVKIYTNEEKTRTFLGLEVSAGSNYLLELLKEVDKSMEEFNLKTYHKSPSFHISVAWCLGDLTAELEKHQHELQVPAVGAPEVGSGKGPQLLEGQCGRRYDTEKNRISVEDMVDKFENSARILQHYADQVRCKTGNKVFSFSLR